Below is a window of Microtus ochrogaster isolate Prairie Vole_2 chromosome 5, MicOch1.0, whole genome shotgun sequence DNA.
agagggagaaacaaaGTGTGCGAGCTAGAGAGCTCCATTTTAAAAGTCACCTTTTAAACTGGACTAATGCAATGTCACAAATAAATGGCTACTAGttttcctcttaaaatttttAGTGCAGCTTTTACTTCCCTTAAATTAACATTTGCTTTCCATTGTTTTCTCCTACATCAGCCCTTCATTGTGGGAGTAAATGGAACAAAGCCCCAGAAAGTCCTACAGAGATTTCTCATCCTACAGTAGCTTCATGTTTCAagcttaaatatttataataacctGAATATTATCCCTGTTTTAAGGAAGACTCTCTTGCCTACAGTATACCTTAGCTATGATTTCATACCTAAAAGATAATGCCAACAATAAAACAGCCTATGACTAAAAATGGATGGTTTCTATGTAGATCAACTGACgaattaaaataaacttatacAAAATAAAGACCCAGACTGCTCTTGTAAAAAGCTGGATTCTTTACTAGCAAATTAAATGGGGGaacattataaaatttaaaacctaaTACTTGCTCTACAGCCTACTGTCTTCAGAAACCTGTCCAGAACTGAGGCAAGTCTAACCATTTCCTATTGAAGAAGAAACCACTTCTGCAGCAAACGCTTTTAAAATGTCACAATTAATAGTGTTTCTGCTGCGGGAGGCACTTCCATTAAGACAAATACAATACATATGTCTTTAGATACAGTGTGCTACATATTATAAAACACAATTTATCCCAACATTTCAACAGTAGGATGGTCCTTGCTTTCTATCCATTCAAAACCTGATGAAGTCATAGAGTTCATTGACTCACTGCAAATCTGTTGAAACAGTGGGTCATTCTTTAATTCTTCCAGTGTGGCTTCATCATCCTGTCCCTGCTGACGACCTGGATCAAACAGTAGATTTGGGTCTAAGGTGTTCAAATCATTGATGCTGCctgagaggtcagaagacaacctgatGTCACTAGGGAAATCAGATGCAGTGTTGGTGAGATCAGATGCGACCTGACCTCCCAGGGGCTGGCTGGTTTGCAGGTTGTCTCCACTCAACAGGTCTTTAACAGTGCTATTAAAATCTAATTGCTGTTCTCCAATTTCAGATTGTGCTTGATTATCTCCAGGAGAAAAACTGATCTGATCGGTGCTATTACTTTTGGTGAGGTAAGATGGTGTTTGGAACTCATAAACTGAAGTGCTGGAATCGATCATATTTTGTGAATTGGCACTAGGAAAAACAGGGGAAGTTTCCAAAATTTGAGTGAGATTCATCCGGGCTGTGTAATTGGAGGGCATGTTGTTCATTCCCAAACCTCTCACTGCATCATCATTGTCAGAATCGAGTTTGCTCAACAAAACGTTAGTgatttttttactgtttgtttgcttttgcagaGCGTTTGGGAAAGCTGTCTGCATCATGACTGTCAAGGGGACTGACTGACTTCTTTGAGCTATGTTGTTGGCACATGCATCTGTGTGAACATTTGTGAAAACATGAACTTCTGGGGTTACTGGACTTCCAAAGGGGGTTACATTAGACCGTGGGATATTAGACACAGGATAGAGGGTGCTTCCGCTAAGATTCCGTTGGCGATGGACAGCAGGGCTCACACTCCGGCACCTGAAGTTGTTGCTGGCAGATGAATTAGTCCCTTTATTATCAAGAGGAGCGGGGACTGCAAACCCTTCTTGCTTGTTGGTGTTTACAGTGGCACCTTGATGCTGCACAGGAGAGACGGGAGTCAAACGACCAAAGTGAGTGTCATGGTGTCTGGACTGAGACTGATAGGACTGTCCGGGCACAGCAAAGGCATGGGGTTTCCTGAAACGATCTTCTACTAGTTCCTGATAGCTTGGGAGAATGCCATGGCCAGAAACTGATGAACTACCAACCCCACTATAACCATTATTCATCCACTCAAGCTTGGTTTTATCAGGGTGCGTGGCCATGGGTCTCTGCATTGGCTTCACAGGACTGCTGGAGACAATGCTGGCATCGTGATAAGCCATACTGGAGCTTATTGGGGTGAATGCAAATGGATTCCTGCATTCAACAGGGCTTGGAGGGACACTACTGCTGCAATTAGAATGAGGAGTACCAATGGGTGTGTGTCGGCTACTTCCTAAAGCACTATCCACAGGTGTTGTCTGGGCAAGCCTGGAACACGGGCTCTCCCGTGATAGACTCTGAGACCCAGCAATCATTTCAGATGTGGGAGTTGGCGTTGGTGTTGGGGTTGGTGTAGGAGTGGGTGTGGGTGTAGGTGTGTGAATTGGAGTGCCATTGCTATGGATTGGATGATagaagtgggtgctggaagcaTGAGATGACATTGGAGCTCCTGGAGTTACTGACTGACTCTGAAGGGTCATTCCCAAGCAGTTACCATAAGAATGTGAATTATTCATTGACATCTGCTGCTCCATAAGCACCAGCTCTTCCACAATGCTATCTTGTGTAAGTTCATCATCAAAAGGAAAGTAGCTTTCATTTGTCTGGGAAACAGAAGATTCAAACTCTTTCAGTTCGGACTGCAATGGTAACTGATCTGAAGACTGTGCTTGTATTTGATTCAAAGAAGATTCTGGAATCCGGCTATGTAGCTGCTGGCTGTATGTGTCCTGTGGTATCCCTTCTAATTCCCAAACAGATCTCTCTAGATCATGGATATCAGAATGTTCGGGAACAGTCATAACACTAATATCTTGCTGTTCACAGCTGGCAGCTATGAGGTCAGGACCCTTAGTAACTTGCTGCCATTCGTTAGGATTAAAGCTGCCATCTGATTTTGTCTCACAGTCCAAGAGAAAGACAGTCCCTTCAAGTTTTACTTTTACATCTGGAGACGATGATGGCGTTGTTTGCTGCTCCAGAACTGATTCACTGGCTACAAGAGTAGGGTTCAAGGGCTCATCCTCTATGATGTGCGAATTGACACTGATTGACACCTTGTTAGGAATCTGAGCACCTGCTGTTGAGCTTTCTGTTGTCCCTGAATGTGGAGCCTTTTGGTCCTTCTTAACAGTGCCTGGTTTCTGACCTTCTATGGTAGCTGCAGAAAGCTGCTCCACAATTGGTTTCTTTACAGGAGGCACCTGAGACTCTTGCAGTGTAGCAGACAGTCGTTTTCTTGGACTTTTAGTGCATAATTTAGGGTCTTTATTTACTGAGTCACCATTTGATGGTGAGCTGGTGCTGGTGAAAGGTAAGTTCTGAGTAGCAACCGAGAGAGTAACAGTGCTTTGATTATTGCCTGCTGAGATGGCTGGCAGAATTTCATTACAGCGACTTTTACATTTGGTCCTCTGGTCACAGACCTTAGTTGCTTTTACTTCAACGACACCTTCATTGGAAGGTTTGGATACTGCTCCATCTGTATTACTTTTCTGCCCCCAAAGGGCACTAGGTGTTGTTAGGGGAGCTTTAGTCCCCTCAGAGTTCTCTTGGCACTGTAGAGGATGCTCATCTGATGAACCTTCTGGTTCCATTTTGACTTCCACACCGGAAGTTCCCCCAGTGCTGCTGGCCCTAGACCCAGGAGACTGAAGGGAAACAACAGAACCATTCTTGATCTGAGGAATGCTCCTTGATTCCTCTGTTGTTCCAGTAGCACTGCTGACTGAGGCAGAATGTTTAGGAGGGGCATTACTGTTACTGGGCGTGAGGGATATTGTTGTCATTttcaccacattcagagagctCACGTGTGATGCAGGTACAACGGCAGTCTTGATGGGACTGCTGGTAAAGAGCACAGTTGTAGGAGAGCGGATGGTGAGTGCACTGGTGTTTGCTGGTTTGGGTAAGATCTGAGGGTAGCGGTGCCGGGCAGAACGGTCCCCACCAGGACTGGCTGGAACGTTCTGAGGAGTCTTTGGTGTCTGTTTCACAGACTGCATGTGCTGAGTGACCACCTGCACATTGAGGGGAAGAACCTTGCCATCAGGAGAACTCATGGGACTCGGTGAAGTTACTAACTGCCTGGTCCGCTGGACCTgcaaaaacatagaaaacaaaaagtacgTTCTAATTAAGTTCAGGATACAACAGAATGTTGTACATCTGTATaatattaaagaatttattaAGTGTTAACTAAAAAGAAATAAGGCAGTTTTAATATTAGAAGAGAGTTCTTTTGGGTATTCTTGTATATAAATAGGCCCtcaaatattttaacaaacatAAGAATAATGCAATAGTTATGAAATATAGTAATTCCTGAAAAAAGACTTGGTTACTTCTCAGTTAACTTATGATAAATCCTTGCCTAACTAATGGTTTAATGAGGTTACAGGGAGAAGAGATACAATCATGAAGAAAGGTAAACTCTAAAGTATCTCCAGGAATCTGTTCCAAGAAGACAGCTCACTCTTGGGAGACTTTGAGAGTGTTAAAAACTAACGAGGAGGTCGCGGCGGCACAgagtcgcggcggcacgcagtcgcggcggcagtGGAgcaacacagcgctgcaatcaaaaataggctctgggggaccggcggcgacagaagcaagcggcNNNNNNNNNNNNNNNNNNNNNNNNNNNNNNNNNNNNNNNNNNNNNNNNNNNNNNNNNNNNNNNNNNNNNNNNNNNNNNNNNNNNNNNNNNNNNNNNNNNNNNNNNNNNNNNNNNNNNNNNNNNNNNNNNNNNNNNNNNNNNNNNNNNNNNNNNNNNNNNNNNNNNNNNNNNNNNNNNNNNNNNNNNNNNNNNNNNNNNNNNNNNNNNNNNNNNNNNNNNNNNNNNNNNNNNNNNNNNNNNNNNNNNNNNNNNNNNNNNNNNNNNNNNNNNNNNNNNNNNNNNNNNNNNNNNNNNNNNNNNNNNNNNNNNNNNNNNNNNNNNNNNNNNNNNNNNNNNNNNNNNNNNNNNNNNNNNNNNNNNNNNNNNNNNNNNNNNNNNNNNNNNNNNNNNNNNNNNNNNNNNNNNNNNNNNNNNNNNNNNNNNNNNNNNNNNNNNNNNNNNNNNNNNNNNNNNNNNNNNNNNNNNNNNNNNNNNNNNNNNNNNNNNNNNNNNNNNNNNNNNNNNNNNNNNNNNNNNNNNNNNNNNNNNNNNNNNNNNNNNNNNNNNNNNNNNNNNNNNNNNNNNNNNNNNNNNNNNNNNNNNNNNNNNNNNNNNNNNNNNNNNNNNNNNNNNNNNNNNNNNNNNNNNNNNNNNNNNNNNNNNNNNNNNNNNNNNNNNNNNNNNNNNNNNNNNNNNNNNNNNNNNNNNNNNNNNNNNNNNNNNNNNNNNNNNNNNNNNNNNNNNNNNNNNNNNNNNNNNNNNNNNNNNNNNNNNNNNNNNNNNNNNNNNNNNNNNNNNNNNNNNNNNNNNNNNNNNNNNNNNNNNNNNNNNNNNNNNNNNNNNNNNNNNNNNNNNNNNNNNNNNNNNNNNNNNNNNNNNNNNNNNNNNNNNNNNNNNNNNNNNNNNNNNNNNNNNNNNNNNNNNNNNNNNNNNNNNNNNNNNNNNNNNNNNNNNNNNNNNNNNNNNNNNNNNNNNNNNNNNNNNNNNNNNNNNNNNNNNNNNNNNNNNNNNNNNNNNNNNNNNNNNNNNNNNNNNNNNNNNNNNNNNNNNNNNNNNNNNNNNNNNNNNNNNNNNNNNNNNNNNNNNNNNNNNNNNNNNNNNNNNNNNNNNNNNNNNNNNNNNNNNNNNNNNNNNNNNNNNNNNNNNNNNNNNNNNNNNNNNNNNNNNNNNNNNNNNNNNNNNNNNNNNNNNNNNNNNNNNNNNNNNNNNNNNNNNNNNNNNNNNNNNNNNNNNNNNNNNNNNNNNNNNNNNNNNNNNNNNNNNNNNNNNNNNNNNNNNNNNNNNNNNNNNNNNNNNNNNNNNNNNNNNNNNNNNNNNNNNNNNNNNNNNNNNNNNNNNNNNNNNNNNNNNNNNNNNNNNNNNNNNNNNNNNNNNNNNNNNNNNNNNNNNNNNNNNNNNNNNNNNNNNNNNNNNNNNNNNNNNNNNNNNNNNNNNNNNNNNNNNNNNNNNNNNNNNNNNNNNNNNNNNNNNNNNNNNNNNNNNNNNNNNNNNNNNNNNNNNNNNNNNNNNNNNNNNNNNNNNNNNNNNNNNNNNNNNNNNNNNNNNNNNNNNNNNNNNNNNNNNNNNNNNNNNNNNNNNNNNNNNNNNNNNNNNNNNNNNNNNNNNNNNNNNNNNNNNNNNNNNNNNNNNNNNNNNNNNNNNNNNNNNNNNNNNNNNNNNNNNNNNNNNNNNNNNNNNNNNNNNNNNNNNNNNNNNNNNNNNNNNNNNNNNNNNNNNNNNNNNNNNNNNNNNNNNNNNNNNNNNNNNNNNNNNNNNNNNNNNNNNNNNNNNNNNNNNNNNNNNNNNNNNNNNNNNNNNNNNNNNNNNNNNNNNNNNNNNNNNNNNNNNNNNNNNNNNNNNNNNNNNNNNNNNNNNNNNNNNNNNNNNNNNNNNNNNNNNNNNNNNNNNNNNNNNNNNNNNNNNNNNNNNNNNNNNNNNNNNNNNNNNNNNNNNNNNNNNNNNNNNNNNNNNNNNNNNNNNNNNNNNNNNNNNNNNNNNNNNNNNNNNNNNNNNNNNNNNNNNNNNNNNNNNNNNNNNNNNNNNNNNNNNNNNNNNNNNNNNNNNNNNNNNNNNNNNNNNNNNNNNNNNNNNNNNNNNNNNNNNNNNNNNNNNNNNNNNNNNNNNNNNNNNNNNNNNNNNNNNNNNNNNNNNNNNNNNNNNNNNNNNNNNNNNNNNNNNNNNNNNNNNNNNNNNNNNNNNNNNNNNNNNNNNNNNNNNNNNNNNNNNNNNNNNNNNNNNNNNNNNNNNNNNNNNNNNNNNNNNNNNNNNNNNNNNNNNNNNNNNNNNNNNNNNNNNNNNNNNNNNNNNNNNNNNNNNNNNNNNNNNNNNNNNNNNNNNNNNNNNNNNNNNNNNNNNNNNNNNNNNNNNNNNNNNNNNNNNNNNNNNNNNNNNNNNNNNNNNNNNNNNNNNNNNNNNNNNNNNNNNNNNNNNNNNNNNNNNNNNNNNNNNNNNNNNNNNNNNNNNNNNNNNNNNNNNNNNNNNNNNNNNNNNNNNNNNNNNNNNNNNNNNNNNNNNNNNNNNNNNNNNNNNNNNNNNNNNNNNNNNNNNNNNNNNNNNNNNNNNNNNNNNNNNNNNNNNNNNNNNNNNNNNNNNNNNNNNNNNNNNNNNNNNNNNNNNNNNNNNNNNNNNNNNNNNNNNNNN
It encodes the following:
- the Rfx7 gene encoding DNA-binding protein RFX7, whose product is MAEEQQQPPPQQPDAHQQFPLSAPNPGVALPALVPGLPGTEASALQHKIKNSICKTVQSKVDCILQEVEKFTDLEKLYLYLQLPSGLSSAEKSDQNAMSSSRAQQMHAFSWIRNTLEEHPETSLPKQEVYDEYKSYCDNLGYHPLSAADFGKIMKNVFPNMKARRLGTRGKSKYCYSGLRKKAFVHMPTLPNLDFHKTGDGLEGVEPSGQLQNIDEEVISSACRLVCEWAQKVLSQPFDTVLELAHFLVKSHYIGTKSMAALTVMAAAPAGLKGIPQPSAFVPTAESNSFQPQVKTLPSPIDAKQQLQRKIQKKQQEQKLQSPLPGESSAKKTEGTTANGVANLPNGNPAILSPQPIGIVVAAVPSPIPVQRTRQLVTSPSPMSSPDGKVLPLNVQVVTQHMQSVKQTPKTPQNVPASPGGDRSARHRYPQILPKPANTSALTIRSPTTVLFTSSPIKTAVVPASHVSSLNVVKMTTISLTPSNSNAPPKHSASVSSATGTTEESRSIPQIKNGSVVSLQSPGSRASSTGGTSGVEVKMEPEGSSDEHPLQCQENSEGTKAPLTTPSALWGQKSNTDGAVSKPSNEGVVEVKATKVCDQRTKCKSRCNEILPAISAGNNQSTVTLSVATQNLPFTSTSSPSNGDSVNKDPKLCTKSPRKRLSATLQESQVPPVKKPIVEQLSAATIEGQKPGTVKKDQKAPHSGTTESSTAGAQIPNKVSISVNSHIIEDEPLNPTLVASESVLEQQTTPSSSPDVKVKLEGTVFLLDCETKSDGSFNPNEWQQVTKGPDLIAASCEQQDISVMTVPEHSDIHDLERSVWELEGIPQDTYSQQLHSRIPESSLNQIQAQSSDQLPLQSELKEFESSVSQTNESYFPFDDELTQDSIVEELVLMEQQMSMNNSHSYGNCLGMTLQSQSVTPGAPMSSHASSTHFYHPIHSNGTPIHTPTPTPTPTPTPTPTPTPTSEMIAGSQSLSRESPCSRLAQTTPVDSALGSSRHTPIGTPHSNCSSSVPPSPVECRNPFAFTPISSSMAYHDASIVSSSPVKPMQRPMATHPDKTKLEWMNNGYSGVGSSSVSGHGILPSYQELVEDRFRKPHAFAVPGQSYQSQSRHHDTHFGRLTPVSPVQHQGATVNTNKQEGFAVPAPLDNKGTNSSASNNFRCRSVSPAVHRQRNLSGSTLYPVSNIPRSNVTPFGSPVTPEVHVFTNVHTDACANNIAQRSQSVPLTVMMQTAFPNALQKQTNSKKITNVLLSKLDSDNDDAVRGLGMNNMPSNYTARMNLTQILETSPVFPSANSQNMIDSSTSVYEFQTPSYLTKSNSTDQISFSPGDNQAQSEIGEQQLDFNSTVKDLLSGDNLQTSQPLGGQVASDLTNTASDFPSDIRLSSDLSGSINDLNTLDPNLLFDPGRQQGQDDEATLEELKNDPLFQQICSESMNSMTSSGFEWIESKDHPTVEMLG